The genomic segment GTTTCCAAGTGGGGTACTCCCTACAATGGGCTGGCTCTGCCACTCTCTGTAGTAGTTACAGTTTTCACAAAGCTGGGTGAATGCAACAAAAAAAGTCCCCCTTCGTCTGCTCTGGACAACACACTTTGTCTTACAAATTGGACAGGACACAAACAGCTCTCGAAGACAGctttcaaaaacaatgtatttgttaTCGCTGTGGTCAGGCTGTGGATCTATCCTAAggcaatataaaaagaataaatattaggaagttgctttcatgttttatatatatttttaaacacaaatgtattggtaaaaaattatgtaaatatgtatttatatcttaCGCCAATTCTGATTCTTCAGTAACAATAGAATCTGGGTTATATGTGGAATCAGTGGGTTcgacatttaattctgattcttctTCCTCATCTAACACCAGACGAGGTCTCTTAGTGGGCCTGAAGACTGAACCCCTTACTGGTGTTGAAGACAGCTGCACATCAGGAAACATGTCAGTTGTTTGGGTGCCCACATTAGGACCATAATATGTTGCCTGAATGcctacaagtacaaaaaaaagtaaaaaatagaattactcataaccatctgtcatgctattacaattttttttacagtgagaaaCATAAGCCACTTTCTAATACACATAAGTTTCAGTAGCcggtataacaattataataaaaaaagacaatatgtaCTAGAACTGCATATGATAAagtaacacaaacacatttaatgtcTGTATTTCATACCTTTgctccttaagtggaaactgctcAATGTACCCATTGAAAGTTGTGTGCCCACTGATCGCATCTTTGGCTTTATCTCTATGGCTACAGTTTCGGTCTCTATAGGGTCTGACTGACATCCAACTTCATGAAGTGTAGATGTAGTGGGGAGCTCTTGGGAACTCGAACCCTGCTGAGATGTTGTCTGTAAGAAATAATGACAATATGTAATCAATGATCAAATTACagcttaaaacatacatttgacatgtaaaatagtaggaaaaaattaattactggATAATAATCATTGGACCACAAAAAATAAGCTTCATAAGCAAGAATTTCATATAATTGTTCTAACAAAATATATTAGTCCTCAAAGGGATTTTTTTGATTAAAGAGTGAAGATCTATAGTAATCGGTACTGAATGGAAtcgttacttttgtatttttagaacGCTTATAGCCAAATATCTGTCGCTATAACTATTAACCCAAAACGAACACTAAACATTGGCTTTACTATAGTAGCCAAATCAAACACAGAACCATGTTTAGCATGCCTgcagataaacaaacatgtagataaacaatacatatacgctctaatcaaataataatatacactaatTCCAAGTTCGCTGttgagattaagaaaaaaaagtttgtaacgttaacgttaggggTTTGTCGAATGCATGAATGAGCATTTAACAAACTGGTTTGCTGAGCCAAACAGCGTTGTTATTTGTTCACTTCCTTGATACAATGTACAATAAGCAATACAAACtattacagtaaaacacatcgacgaaaaataagtcatacttacaggttgtggcccgtaaacagcttctgtttttaaagttggaactgctccatctttcaggacaaGCCGTTGGGCGAATCCTGCATTGAACTCGCGAAGATTGTGGAAGCTTTCCTCCGTAAAATGAGCAGCACAGAGAGCGAGATTTGGGTAATAATTTTGAGGGaccgagttaaaaataaattttaaccattGATCCCTAACTTCCCCGTCCCTGGGAAGGCTGAACAAAGTGGACCTGCAATccggatgaaaataacagcgtttcgtcgGCATCGCGGCAATGACACTCCACCATACAACAACTCTTCTCAATCTCCACAGCAATATAAAATGGCCTCGCTCCCCACCCCGCCCCCCCTAATTTATTATTCTCGGAGGAGGGGTTTTGGGCTTAGTGACGTCAGCAACCCTGTAGGAATGTCGTGTAGTCCCTACCGGCCGTTTGCTGTAGTCCTTAGaaatggatttctttaaaagcaaatatctccctttgcttaaaactttgaacattgtaactttgcagatgttgtttatgctcaaacaggaacattacacactagctaaagttagaaaagtgaaattgtgttttatcacccctttaaaatgaaaagaagcaGGCTTTTACGATCACATAATTTAAAACCGGTAAACTCCTGGAAAGTCCAAGGATCCAGTAAATTAATTCAAACAGTAAGTTCAGACCAGCGCTAATGCGGGGAAAGACCGACGATTGTGGGGAGAATAGTGACTTATGTTCAGATGTCAGAAAAATTATTCTTTTCAGCATGTATTTGGCTTAAAAGCAAGAGTGTTTTATAATGAGCAGATATTATGGCCAGAGATTTAGTGATTCTGAATGGATCCATAAAGGCAGTTGATTTAGTGGTCTTTGACATTTCTCTGTGGTACTGTTTGGTACCGCAACTTGACTTGTGCTAATTTGGCGCAACAAAATACTGTGGaattcattataatcagtgatgctctcTACACCATAGATACATATACATATCTATGGTCTACACTGAATGCGGCATGGCACAACATGACAAATCCTCGACAGAAAACAGCTGCTGCATTCTATTTATGATGTATTGACACAAGTTTCAAATGATTTTctagacagactttagctgtttCGGCGTAGACACTGTTACTCTCCTATCGAGAAGAAACAAAACAACCTCAGCGTCCGATTTTTGAgaaatcacctttttttttttaaacgtggcttgtgtactgtacGAGAATCATCAATGTGTCTGTCATGCGACTCTGTTCcactttcgggcttgaactgatgttaaaactaaggacattatttactgtctttacatttatgttgAAAGCTGACGCTcccgattatggaaaggggcgttaatTTACAATACGTGTTTGTCGTGTTCGGCCAATCataatgcactgggtcagctggccaatcaaagcAGACTGTGCATTTCGGAAGGAGGGGCTTTGTAGAAAAGTAcacatttgagagaggcggggcatagatgaactacaataatgtacagtatttgaaatatatgttttttgaacattaaagcgtcaacatattctgttaaagcatcatatgacccctttaaatataaattttactgAACAAGAAGAAATTCACGTTACTATATTGGGCAAGAGTAAAAGATGACTTAATTTTTAGGTGACCTATTCTTTTTAAATTTCATGCAGtatatctcagttgtttctctCATTACTCTTTTTTTGGATCCTAATCTCATCTATTATGATAAGTCAAGTTGCACCCAGTATACACACCTCTACACAATACAAACTTCTCATACAGACTACATGGTTTGGCTTAAATCTATTAAACTGACACCACCGGGTGAGAACAAAGACTTGAGATGAATCAAGTTGAACTATTGTCTTTTGTGGAGCTGCTCCACATCTGAATCACATCTTGCAACACTGACACTGTTTTTGAACTGCggtgaatcaacattgaactgacaAAAGCTATTGATGCCTTCTGTAAAATTCACAAATTCACTGTAATTGATTTGAACTGAATTAACACTAAACTGACTTGTTCTGAGTAATGACACTGTTATCTTTTATAGCTGCTTTACAGCAGTTTCCATAGTTGAGTTTCCATTCTGCTATTTTTCTTGTTCatcactgtgaagctgcttttacACACACTCTGTCAATGTAAAAATCATTATCAAGGTGAACTGACTAAACAATTTCAATGCATGTGTGTCCCATCGTGATCAGGTCCAGGAGGGAATAATGCAGCTGCTGGAATAGCCCAGTCTCAGTCTCGAGCAATGATTGCTGCTGCTGCCCGCCGCAGAGACAGCAGTCATAACGAACTCTACTACGAAGAGGCAGAGCATGAGAGACGTGTCCGCAAACGCAAGGCTAGGTGAGACAACATTAGTGTAGAGATTTAGAAAGACATTTGGCAAATAATTTTACTTATAAAGAATACATGATGAAAAGTTGGAGAGATAAGCTTATAGACTTGCgctatgctttttttaaacagtgatAGTGCCTGCTTATGATATTTATCATGAATGAATCATGATAGAAATAGATTAGCATGAAATGGGTTCATTTCTAATAGTGATTAAGTGATTAAATCAGACAAAAGATTGCATTACTCAGTCTCTAATGCAGAGGTTCTCATATGTTTGGTGACCCTTTTAAAGTAGCAGAGCAATACATTTTTGTCCTACCATTTGAATCTGACACACGAGATGTGAGTTTACGTaagtacatatactgtatattgtcaaCACTGTagatttaaaggtatagttcacccgaaaatgaaaattctttcattaattactcaccctcatgtcgttgcaagacctcatcttcggaacacaaattaagatattttgatgaatatcgaggcacagctgacacagaacagcatacaTTGTTTAGGTTCAGTGGATACTCTCTAAAATGGCGCCAGAGTGACACGGAGGAgacattgttgaataaagttgttattatttatttccttgtgcacaaaaagtaatcTCGTAGCATCATAAATTTACAGTTGAACgactgatgtcacattgactattttaatgatgtccttgctAGGGCTGTGTATCACCAGCAAAGTCACGATACGATGCGTATTACAATACAGGACTGCACTGAACCTCAGTAGAATTTAGCAAAACAGCTGTTTATGAAACACTGAATACTTTAGGGCCAGTCCTAACTATAAGCAGTTGACCTCTGCAATATGAAGGGCCTCCATAACTAAACCACAGTACAATATAGGTAATGGCAtatgtttaatgtttacattgGGCACTCTCCACCAGTTACAACATTCTGATTGTTTGCATTTAGTTTTTAAgcccataaataataatttactcattctaataaatttatattttaatgtactcattaatatatataaaaaaaatatcattgcacaaaTGAATGCactctactttttaaaaataaattgaagagTTCTAAACTAATGCACTGTCTTCTGTATCTTATGCACACAcgctcagtcactcacacagatcaCGCTTTGCGTGCAATCAGACATTCAGGAACAAACATTTTAGCACTGCCCCGAAGAGTTTTAAAAACCATAAATAGCTTAATCGCTCAAGAGCTACATTATCTTTCTCAACATGTAGCTGGTAACATCATTGTTTCTAAAGGAATTAAAGCCACAGCTTCAATGTGAATGGAGAAATGTGGCAAAATGGAGGTAATTTATACATGCACagcctctctcctctctctctctctctctctctctcgtgtaaataaacacttgatgaattacaatgttctgagaatagaatattgaagtgAAGATCGCTAAACTGTAAGCAAACAGGTGTTTTCAGAAAGCAAGCGTGGTTATAGTGGAAAGAGAGCGTGTGCACAGGGTTGCCAAAGATAAGTAACACGCGTAACAGATATTTCCGTATTGCTAAATGTTTCGGGGATAACATCTCTTTATATCAGGCAACCCCGGTTGTGTTCCTCTGCGGCAAGATTAAACCTTGTTTAGACTATATATTATgctctattcattattttttagaaaCCTTGCACTTTTCCACTCAATTTTAAACGGTGTTCTTGAATCCAAATTAAGCACTGTCCACTGCTGTGCATGTGCCACAATATCGATACAGGGCCAGCTGTATCGATATTCGTATTGTAAAATCTCTGTGATACATCGTCATATCGATATTTTGAACACCGCACTagtccttgctacatttctggaccttgactGTGGTAGTAtgcttgctgtctatgggagggtccgAGATCTCAttcaccaaaaatatcttaatctgtgtttcgaagatgaacgtagatcttactggtttgaaatgacatgagggtgtgtaattaatgacagaattttcattttcgggtgaactatcccttaaaatgTGAACATAATTTGAGTACTACACAAAAAAATTGATGTAGGATTTACTTTGCAAacttttttattcagaaatagtaaattttataaataattgcatagaaacacaacttaaaaaaaatttagtcttagtctaagTCTGCATTCCCCAGTTTACAGTGCCTCACACTTTGGGAATCACTGCTCTAGACAACAACAGATTATGAAACTGAACTTGAGAAACACGAGATTGTGTGACGACACACTTTTCTTTTTCAGGCTGGTGGTGGCAGTCGAGGAGGCGTTTACACACATTCGTCGCATGCAAGAGGAGGAAAAGAAAAAGGCACCTGGTGACGTGATGGACCCACGTGAGGCAGCTCAAGCCATCTTCCCTTCCATGGCCAGAGCACTGCAGAAATACCTCCGTACCACCAGACAGCAGCACCTCCACAGCATGGAGAGCATACAGCAGCACTTAGCTTTCTGCATCACAAACAACATGACACCCAAGGTGAGGCCACTGACAGTAAGAATCCcagtcaggtgtttttttttatcacaaaataATCCCAGACAGGGTGATCATGAATAATCTTGAAGGGGTTCATTTCACAATAAAGATTGGCAGCATATGGAGATTGGAAGGCAGCCAGACATGTCTGAATCCAATGATCATGTCATATACTGTCGGCTTAGATGCGGTCATCTGAttgatttttgaaggcagcattaatgtatccttcgctgccatTGATACCCCACAATCCTGCACATACTTTTCTGTGACAGTTGAGCTTAAAAATAAAGACGGTGCCTGAGAATTGTCACCAAACCTATACTGTTTTGTTGAAAAATCATTAAACTATAATGCTTCCTCTAAAATCTAAGGCACCTCCATATGCAAACACTGCCTGCAAAATCAATGTCTAATAGGGCAGCAAGGGAATAAGTCAACTTTCTAAGCTTTTAGATGCAGCTGTAAACATAaacagggcttaaagttctccggcaccaTGCTGGATCTCCGGCGTGCAATGTTTGGCTACAGGAAAAAGTCatcctacatttaaaaacacTTGTCGATATCACTTTCGAGTTTATAAATTCACCTACTTATGTATGATAAGGAACACtgctttcactctcaaccaaactaacattactagcCAGTCAGAAGTTTTGCTCTTATAACAACGAGATGCACATTAGCTGATAAATGGAAAATAAGCGTCTCAAGCGTGAAACACTGAAAAAGCTGCAAGGCGCAATAGGCAAAGATCTAGTgtcatgtttacatagaaaaactatttttttgaaaAGCAGTGGAGGTTTGTAAACCGTAATCACGTCATTTCCATAAGAATGATATGATTACCAGAACGATTTTTCCGGGatttttgaaaagatcctgttcacacatgacctCTTAGCagtaatttaccagtaaagactgtatgtgtgaaaggggctaaagtcCTCTGCATATTTGGTTAGTTTGTGTTGCTTAATGTTCATCTGGGAAAACTCACTTGAAAGTCCTGGAATTTTATTTTGCAGTATCTGCACAAACCCTGTTTAAGTTACAGTTCTTGgaccattttaatgtttttttagctgAACTGTAGTTTTCTGTAAGTAAACTGTCTTTGTATATTTCCTATTTCATATTAATTTCCTAGTATTTAATTTACCTTTATTTCTTTTGaacaaaataatttcagaaatgtCATGTTTTAGATTGTAGGTCATGTACCCTGTGAAGGTCAAAGCTAACCAGCTAAACTTGATATCAAAAGCATCCTAAATGTTACGTGTTTGCACCATAAAACATAAACTTTCTTGGTATTGCTGTTTCAAATATCCCACCATAATCTGTAGTCTGAGCCTGTCAAGGGCTAATGGCAGTGGCAGATATGTTACTAGTTAGAATCAaggaaaatcattttcattttgttcatcTCATTTTTGCCCCCGTAACCCCCAAGCCccggaaaaaaaagttttttcaggaatttttttgttttttgttttaacctACAtagtgtatttaaataatattatgtgaGTCCTATGAGAGacaca from the Carassius carassius chromosome 7, fCarCar2.1, whole genome shotgun sequence genome contains:
- the LOC132143290 gene encoding uncharacterized protein LOC132143290 → MPTKRCYFHPDCRSTLFSLPRDGEVRDQWLKFIFNSVPQNYYPNLALCAAHFTEESFHNLREFNAGFAQRLVLKDGAVPTLKTEAVYGPQPTTSQQGSSSQELPTTSTLHEVGCQSDPIETETVAIEIKPKMRSVGTQLSMGHSAKFGSYTIMHMETNKILDLQLVQSNEVGGSYHMEKEGLKRCLDKLESNVLAVDYIVTDRHPQIQKCLRDRNITQFYDVWHFEKGLSKKLDKL
- the LOC132143671 gene encoding vang-like protein 1, yielding MIAAAARRRDSSHNELYYEEAEHERRVRKRKARLVVAVEEAFTHIRRMQEEEKKKAPGDVMDPREAAQAIFPSMARALQKYLRTTRQQHLHSMESIQQHLAFCITNNMTPKAFLESYLTTGPTLQYGKDRWLARQWTLISEASVTSGLKDGTIFLLKCIDFSLVVTTKKIPYIKLDEEFIDPKSHKFVLRLQSETSV